The DNA window AATGCCAGGCCAATCGACGCGATCTTCCTCGACATCAACATGCCCGGGCTGTCCGGCATCGAACTGGCCGGTGTACTCGCCAACTTCTCGAACCCGCCCGCCGTCGTGTTCGTGACGGCCCACGACGACAAAGCCGTGGCCGCATTCGACGTCGGCGCGCTGGACTACCTGCTCAAACCGATTCGCCAAGACCGCCTGGACGAGGCGGTCCGACGGGTGCTGGCGGCGACGACGATAGAACCCGACCAAGGCGACGACGACGTGATCCCCGCCGAACTCGGGGGCGTCACCCACCTGGTGCCGCGCGACACCATCGGCTGGGTGGAGGCCGAGGGCGACTACGCCCGGCTGCACTCCTCGTCTGGATCGCATTTGGTGCGCATCCCGTTGAGTACCCTCGAAAGCCGTTGGCGGGAAAGGGGGTTTCACCGGGTACATCGTTCGTATCTGGTGGCGCTGCGATTGGTCACGGGGTTGCGCACCAGCGATTCGGGGGTGCTGGTGCGCCTGCGCGCCAACGGCGCTTCGCCCCCGGTCGAACTGCCCGTGAGCCGACGCCAGGCCCGTGAACTGCGCGACCGGGTAGTCCGCGACCCGATGCGAAACCTGAAACCCGATGACTAGCAACGAGAGACCCCAACGCCAACGCGTCGTCCTGTCGCA is part of the Mycolicibacterium tusciae JS617 genome and encodes:
- a CDS encoding LytR/AlgR family response regulator transcription factor translates to MSKALTVLAVDDEAPALDELAYLLSQHNDIGKVLRAGDATSALRELNARPIDAIFLDINMPGLSGIELAGVLANFSNPPAVVFVTAHDDKAVAAFDVGALDYLLKPIRQDRLDEAVRRVLAATTIEPDQGDDDVIPAELGGVTHLVPRDTIGWVEAEGDYARLHSSSGSHLVRIPLSTLESRWRERGFHRVHRSYLVALRLVTGLRTSDSGVLVRLRANGASPPVELPVSRRQARELRDRVVRDPMRNLKPDD